AGACATGAGTTTTCTCGGAGAGTTGTCCAGGAGATGAAGGGCCCTAACCATGACTATTGAATCTGTTGATGATCTACACAAGGTTCTCGGTTTTAATTGTTTTATGTTGTCCCATTGTTTTTCCAAATGCTTATACTGCTGGTGTAGTTTTTCTTCTGTTTCTTTCCCTTGTTTACTTGGTCTTTCCATGGTGGGGTCTCTATGTACCGTATCCTATAATGACTTGGGGATTGTGGTGTTTTTGAATTAATAATGAGGTTAGTGGATTTTGATTTGAAACTGATTCATCGGATTAGATTATAGCGGGATAACAACTACCCACGTTctaatttacaatttttgaatttcagttAGGAGCTTCTCAAGCAGATTAGTCGATAAGAATCCAACTTGACATCGTCATGAAAGAAAAATCTGGTCCattaattccataatttataatcTTGACCATGCTGCATTTTCCCTCGACGTCAGGTTATTTGGTTTAAAAGTCAGGCCCTTTGCAGGAAAGCATTACCCTTACAACTCCGTCAATTACATTTCCCTTTTGGTTCCTAAACTCCGAATTTTCTCTCCTATTGCTACATGCAGCTTTCCCTACTTGTTACCATTATGACTTCCTTCACGATCAAGCGCATAATAAAACCTTATTCGCGTATCTCATAAACCTGAATAAGCATACTCTTAGCTGGTTCATGTAATAGCTTTTCCTTTCACCTTGATACCAATGTGTTACATAAAGCCACCCATTTCCCCTTTATTACCTTAAATAAAACGTATCCGCATAATTGcattttgatttaaaaaaaaaaaaaagaaaaaaaaagagagagacctAGGTGGCATCTCTTTTCATATCTGTGATAATTTTACTAGACATACTTATTGCCTATCCCCCACTTATCATCATCAAAAGAAATTTTTTGAATGTGCCTGCATCAGTCTTCTATGGGCCACACGCATGAATAAAGGAACAACCTTTACACCTTAGGCTATTAGAAGTATACAATATGGCTGTGGCAATACCACGTCTACCTGTTTTTGCAAGTCAAGTAACTCATCATCAATAGACACTTCTCAGCTCTGTTATTAAAAGACGACCACTCAAATGCAAGATATGTTGCTTTGCATGCAATCATTACTTGAGGAGTAATGAAAATGtttaacaaaaataaaaggcTCCAACCATTTGAGAGCCGTAAGTTAAAGGTTCATCAGCAACGATCTAATGTCCAAAACCTGCTGGAAAATCTGTCAATGAACTACACTTTTACAATACTTCAACTTCTATCAATGATATCCCAAACATTGGATTAATATCTCCTAATATCAGTAATGGATGCTCATTGTTGCATCATCTGTTCCCAAACAAtcaaatttacaaacaagatgcTCAATTGCACAGGCTAGGATAGGATATGTTCTCTATTACCCCTTTCCCATCCATAGCATCAAAGAAGAAAAAATTCTGGAGGGGATCACCTTTGCCTGATATTGCTTTGATGACCTCCTAAAGGATTTAATGTCAGACataaatttaagtatttaatGTTAAAAAGAACACGgataatttcaatgaaatcatTAGAAGTATAACCTGTCCAAGGATTCCTCCAATGATGGCACAAACTGGAGGGAATTCTCTTCTACCCATCACCAATCTTTCCATGAGGGCATTAGGAATATGAGATTCATTCATTGACTGAAACGATATAGCAATAGCATAAGAAGATGCACCAAGAATATCAATTCAAATCACGAATTTCAAGGAACGTGCCTGTGCCTCACAAATTTCCTTTTTCAGCTTGAGAACAGCAGGAAGATCCTCGATAGATATTTCTCCTGGATTTCGTCCCTCAGCCTCTTCAAACCTTTCTATCACTGCAAAAGGAGAAGATAAAATAGGTAATTCTTCCATATACTGAACAGATCTAAAACCACCATTAGCAAATTTATGAAAAGCCGAGTTTTGTTTTGCAGAAACATTATGCAAAGATTTTTTAATTAAGATATAGCTAAAACACTATCTTTACATACTACCTACATCAAACATAAGCCCATCTGATGCCAATTAGGAATAAACTCAATGTGATAGAAAAGGTATCACTCTGCTCAAAATTACCAAAAACAACCTCGATGAGCAGCTCCAGATGCATTCATTATATTATATCATACGGTATGAGAACTTGTCTGAGCTAGCGTGCTGATTATTCATAACATTAGCTTCctcattttttcttttccttgCTCTTTTTCTTTCTATTTATTTCCCTAGAAAGCATTAACAGAATAAGTATTTGCACCTCTCATAGCAAAGTAAAGCTTTGACACTCTCCTGGGAAGTGTTCTCCAAGGTACTGAAATTGATTCCTGCATCAAGCATGTGGCTATCAGTAAACTGGACACAATACataatgctattagaatattaTCCATAAAAAATATTCACGACTTTAAAAACAAATGCCATCGCCATCTAAGCTTGGAATAAAGCTTAAAAGCTTGTTACCTCTAAATTGTAAATGCATGTTGCATAAAAATGTTTGTATGCCAGTCCAGATAATGAAGAACAAATCCCTTATGCATGTAATATTTAAAATGGTCACAAAATGTAAGAGTACAATAATACAGAAATTATGCAAAATATAGTTCACTTTCCTGGTTGGCAATTTGGTTGGTTCTTTCCATTTTTCCAATCTTGTAATTTTAATAAACATAAAAAACCAACAGTATTATCTTTCGATGATGATATACATTAGTTTGATCCTCATCCACATCAATTCTCGACTAAGAGAAGCGCTTGCTGGATTGTTGATAGAGAATTGACATAgaatcaattcaatttttaacaataatgTGAAAGATTTTACTTCTATTTCTTCCATGAAACTAGTCACTTTACCATATCCAGTGCATATCCATACACTTTATGGCTTTACCAGATCTTTTAACTGTTGCTGTGCATTGAAATTAGACAGATAGCAGGAGATTGGATCACACaattatagtttttttttaattagcgcAACTATACACAAAACTCACTAAAAAATTTCAAGACTTTGGCACTACCTGAAAACTTGGGTATTGCAATTCACATTCAACGGTTGTGGGTTGATTGTTTTCATCAAGTTTTTTCTGTCAATAATGACAAATAGTATAAAGTTAGTGCCCCTGTTGAAGATGCTTAAAAGCCATAATTTTGCACCAAATATCAGCTGTAACTTTATAAGATAAAGCCCCAGAGATGAGCTGTGAAGCAGATCAGACAAGACCAAGTCCAAGCTCAAAATAATAACAAATAGAAATAGAATACATCTATAAAACAAGGCTACAAAGGTATTTTAGATGGGAACCCAGTCATTCTCTACAAATATAACTAATGGTCAGCTTCCCCCTCCTCCCACTGAACCAAACAAGCAATCTACTAATTCCCAAATCTCTGTGATCCAAAATGATTGTAGCATACAATATGAGGTAGTAGGTCAATTATACGACACATCTGTGCCAATGTCCTTATAATTGGACATTGAGCATACAAATAGGAAAGAGATGGTTGTCAATGTAAGAAGTAAAACAAGAAATCAGCACTGTAACACCTACAACAGAAATGATTTGAAGCTAAGTTGGTTATATTTGAATAAACTATCTAGGACCAAACACTTTGCAGCCAAAAAAATATGTAGACTATCACCTTTGTATATATATGCTTCTGCAAATCAACAAATATCTCACCACAAGAATTTCTGCAGTCAACTGTATAAAAAGCTACACGCTTTGATAGCTTCCGGCACTTCTCATTGATCGATTTCTGCAGTAAAGCATAAAATCAAGAAAATTGGGGAAAAAGTAGGCTCTCCAAAAGTGCAAAACAAGTAACAAAGAAAACTGTCAGTATAACTTAATCATATGTTAAGTAAAAGAACAAAGATTGTCTAGTACTTTGGTCATGAGGGTGCAACAACTgacaatgacaacatcaaaccTGTCGAAGAAGTCTCCACCAAAGCTTGACAGATCACCTGAAATTTGGATATTTATATTGCTTTAAATTAGTTGCATATATTCTGAATTCAGCAAACAAGGGCATTTCTGTAACCATACTAGaaaatcaaatattttttaaacaaCAATGCTAAGAAAACAAGGTTGACTTTGACATATTTCAAAAGCAAGAGCACAGAAGGGCCAaacctttttcaactgaaacacgaaCCATTGGGTTAAATACTTTTAGAGAATTGCAGCAAAGCTCAGCAACTGTTTTCTCAGCACATACATTCTCATCAGGCAGTATCAAAAAGTTAGAAGATAATGCATCTTCAGTCACAGCCCCGTCATCCACCAACGTCAAACTACCAACCCCCGCTAATACAATGTTCTTGCAAAACTACCCACCAAAAAATCTTCAAGTTCAAAAGGCATATATatccaaaaaggaaaaaaaaaaaaaaaggtattttCTGGCACAATAATAAGTTATGCCTAAATTAACAAAAGACTGTCTGAGGCTTGACCTATATGTACTTCTGTTATTATTGTTTCAAAATTAACAGAGAGTAAAGGCTCCATTTGTTTTGCGAAAATAACTTGGATATGGAAAATGTTTtctaaaacatattaaaaatgaCTTAATCTTCCCTTTTGAGTGCTCCAAATGCTAGAAAatgcaaaaaatattttccaaaaaGTGTTTTTTGAAATATAACAATCTTAGGATAGAAGTgcagctaatttattaaaattttaaggacTAAAGTGTGCTCAAggactaaaatgtaattaaaaaaatCCATACAACAAGTACTAAAGTGATCATGAAAGTTTCATGCTTTACATATCAAACACTAAGTTGTCAAGTTGAAAGACAAGCGCATAATTAGGgtgaagaagagaaagaggaagaggGGGGGGGCGGGTGGGGGGGTGGTGTTGTGGGCGCTGTTGGGGGGGCGCGCGGGGCGGGGTGGTTGTGGTTGGGGGAGAAGAGGATTTAGTAATTAAACTTGAAAACATACCTCGGCAGCAGTCCCTTTCATCCCATAGACTAATATGTGAGATTTGCTCaatctaccaaaaaaaaaaatggaattcAATCTAGTTATCTACAAGTATATCagcaaagtaaaaaaaaaaaaaaaaaaaagagtgctCCGAAATGAAAAGGGATGATGAAAAATACAAACCAACACACAGAAAATACCTTCGTTGAGCGTCAGCACCCCAAACCCTAATTTGGCGGTCGTACAATGCAGTCTCCTGCTCGGTTAACTCCTCTCCGTTCATAAGTAACCACAATCTAATCCATGAATCACAAAACAATCTGAATCTAAATTCCCACGTATCATGAGGGAAAACGCTAATTATGATGATGACACACTGATATGGCAGATTAAGGAATCAAAATTAGAAACcctagaaaagaaaagagaagtgAAGCATAGGGTACCTTGAGCGGATTTCAAGCTCAGCAGCTTGAGCCTTACAGAAGTGCAAAAGAAACAACTTTGGAGGGCAAATGTttttattttgcatttttaattttttccatttttcctaTTTTAGCCCTGAAGGTGAAGAGGAAGATGTGTCCAAACAGTAAATGCAAAACCAGTTGACGTCCAACTTGGCCCATCAAATCCGGGTCAATCTTCGGATCGATGGCTTGCGGGCCTTTTATGTTTTTCCAATGGGCCGCCCGATTTTCAAAATCCTTTcccaattataatatttaattaatttataataatttaaaaaaaataaaaaaaaacttaaaaataaatattcGTATTTATCTACATCaacttttcaaattaaaaatgaaaaactaatttttcatgtttttaaaattttgactaaattatgaaaattaattttaaattatttttttcttttacaaCAAAATTTATGTtacttttttaaaataattaagattGTACTATAACTTTTCATaagtaaaatttaataattatttaataaatatttatttataattataaaaattcatttaattataaataaatataatataatacaattttggtGGTGTCGAAAGCTTCAAGTgatcaataattaaaaataataattaatgatgAGAATGATATTTTTTAGTTAATGATTAGGGGAAAGAACAGTATTGAGAATTGACAGGGTACCAAATATCCTGTAAAACATGTATGCCTTTTTCTTTTTCCATAGCTTTTTAGCATTTTCGTGTTGGGCCACTGACACAATAATCACTTGCTCATTCCCATCCACCATTATTGATGCCTTCGGATCTTTCATTGTTCCCTCTTCTTGCGATTATTTATGGTATCTCCTTTTAATAATAATTGATGATGGATTATATAATatcataatgaaaaaaaaaattcattattaTAAATACAGTATTAACTAACGTAGTAGTAACTAAACCCGAATCCCATCTCGTCATTGCATGTAAAAACGTCTCATTCTCATCCCTTAAACACACAGCCAAACCTTGTATATATAGCAACATGAAACACAGCAGCATCAATATTATATTGTAATACCCAGGAGACGACTTCTCCCATTTTTCATTTCTCATAGACTGATGCCTCACCGACATACTTCTTCTCGTCTGCTGATGCGCTTGAACCTAATAGGATAAAAAAATTCAGACCATAGTCCACTACCTGCTGACGAAGAAAATGACGTTGATTTTACAATAACTGGTTGCGGGCACCCCAAATACTCCAATCAACTACTACAAACTGCTCAGTTCTATCATTACTTGCATCCCGTGATAAATTGAAAAACCAGTCCCCAATCGTAGTGACAACAATGCTATCTGTATTCAAACCAACTGACCTCCAACACTCCTTCACCACTACACACTTCAGCAGAGCATGGATACTATTCTCAAATTCCCCACATTTACCATCAATATTCAATCCTCTTTCAAGCAATCGAGTTCTAGTTGGCAAAACATCCCTACATGCTCCCCACAAAAAATTTCAGACTGTAGGAGGGACAGTTATATGCCacaatttctttcactcacccgaATATAATACATGAAGAGCATTCATCATTAAATCTCTAACAACACAATAACCAGATTTCACCGTAACCGGTTTAAATTTATAAACATATAAAGGTGCACATGTATAAGAAAacattcaataaaaaaaaaaaaaaaactaacattAAATCTACCAACAGCACCATCTTGAATTTGCAAATTGATGGCACTTGGAAAACGAACAAcgccaagaaaagaaaaaaatatatttttccctTCTTCCAgggcttaaaaaaaatttaatatttctttttttttaataatttaatatgtattttatttataCATTTCTATTTCATAATATCTTATAAAGTTTTATTTTCgtgaaattttattttgtattaatATAAAAACTCCATAGTACAGTTATAATTTTAATATCGCATAAATtgtttaaattgatttttaaGTATTTAAGTTCATCATAAATTGATTATGTTGATTTtggtttaaaaaaattaaaaaatatacaaAAAGTTTTGGACTTTGATATTTAAAACATGTGGttcaattttttttcaatttaatttgtttaataatatttaaaataatatcatCATCTCTAACTATCAACATCCAAAAATTAAAATACTTTTTTTTGTTATTTACCCAAAAATTAAACTCAAATCACACCCAAATTGTGGAATAAATCTTATCTATCTTTGGATATATATCCGGCTaatatataaatgaaatattatataaaattattttacattCTACCTAAATTTATTATAGAATctatttgaaaattataatttattaaatttttattaattaagaatATAAGATTTTTCCCTAATTGTGTCTACTCTTCTCTACTCTGCTCCCATGTATACATATTATTGATGGGTGGTCCCACTCGCTTGCAATTACAGCCACCACCCGCTTTGGTTGTTGCGGATTTGGAAGCTATGTCTCTTGTTGCGGCACCAATCCATGCAATTACCATCTTCCATTGCGTTCAATATACcgtcatttttatttttaaattttagttccCTTAGTTAATTTGTTTTCATCCACTAACTATAAAATTCATGCATCCAAGTGTATAAATAATTATAACTCAAGTGGGTGTGGTATAGCGATGAATATGCACCGCATCTCTTGAATTGTTTAAGTGTTCGATTCATGAAATCGATAGTTTGAAGAGCGtctcaatttaaattaaaataagtagaaaagaaaatagataGTGTATAAACAATAACGTTTAATATataattgaataataaaaaaagatttaTGTAGTCGACTCTAATTAATTAGTTTGAGATTAAAGAGAAAAATTGATAAGATATTTGgagatattaaataaaaaattatttaaaatgatGATTGCATTTTTAGAGAGTTTTGAAAAGGAAAGCAATGTGAAATGTTTTCCAACAGAGGCAGAGGATGAGTAGGATATGCATTTACAACTTCCAAgcagaaagaaaagaaataagaaaatgtcatgaaatgtGAAACACAATGCCACATACCTTGCTTTGTCCCAGGGCAGGCATTAAGCATCCATGTATACTTGTTTCCCTTTGGCTCCTAAATAAAAGTTGAAAGGAGCAAACAGCCTGTCCTTGTTATCCCTTCCTTTCTCCGCATCAAAATTTCAACCAAACAACCGGGCATTTGGAaacaataatttattattataaactcCAATttcaactcaaaataactaaacaTAATCTCATTAGCAGTTTTTGGTCCTTCATTGGACCTAGCTAGCAGCTAGCTACCTCCTCACTTCTTGTTTCTTGTTTATTCATCATCCACTTTATGTACTTTAGCTCTTCGTGGCATTCTGCTAGGAATTAGGAactgattttcctctttttttttttttcatatatactTTGATAATTTATTATTGCTTCTTATATATATGGAATCCTTGTCAGGAAATGAATGGCTACAAACACCATACCAGTTTTCTTCTGCTCAACATTGTTGTCTGTAAGTACCCTCCTACCTCTTTCTTCTTCTGcctcatttatttattgtttcttTATATCTAGTTAGTTGCTTCCAATCTTTTTGTAAGTATCTCTGCAACTCTATTGCTGCTTTCATGATTATTCATCCAAcaaaaaaagaaagggaaaaaaaaaaagaaaaaagcttTCTTTTTGATTTgggtttctctttttttttttcccccttaattaagaaaataattaattgaattttcagATTGCTGTTGTCGCGTTTCTATTATACCTCTGCCAAATTGTTTTGACTTGATGCTCAATTGAACATTCagtaaattttcttttatttacttgaaaATTGACAGTTCCTAGAGCAAGTATCTGGATTTTGTGCTGTGTCTTGCTTAGTTGTATACAAACTCTGCTGTTCTTTGCTTGCCAACTGGTTTAAAATGCTGTACCTTACTTGTTGCTTTAATTGATTAAAGTTGGCGTTGACTCAGAATCTGGAATCtgttttgatttgattttaagaGTGGTATAAACAG
Above is a genomic segment from Hevea brasiliensis isolate MT/VB/25A 57/8 chromosome 17, ASM3005281v1, whole genome shotgun sequence containing:
- the LOC110656195 gene encoding SUMO-activating enzyme subunit 1B-1 isoform X2; the protein is MNGEELTEQETALYDRQIRVWGADAQRRLSKSHILVYGMKGTAAEFCKNIVLAGVGSLTLVDDGAVTEDALSSNFLILPDENVCAEKTVAELCCNSLKVFNPMVRVSVEKGDLSSFGGDFFDRFDVVIVSCCTLMTKKSINEKCRKLSKRVAFYTVDCRNSCGEIFVDLQKHIYTKKKLDENNQPTTVECELQYPSFQESISVPWRTLPRRVSKLYFAMRVIERFEEAEGRNPGEISIEDLPAVLKLKKEICEAQSMNESHIPNALMERLVMGRREFPPVCAIIGGILGQEVIKAISGKGDPLQNFFFFDAMDGKGVIENISYPSLCN
- the LOC110656195 gene encoding SUMO-activating enzyme subunit 1B-1 isoform X1; this translates as MQNKNICPPKLFLLHFCKAQAAELEIRSRLWLLMNGEELTEQETALYDRQIRVWGADAQRRLSKSHILVYGMKGTAAEFCKNIVLAGVGSLTLVDDGAVTEDALSSNFLILPDENVCAEKTVAELCCNSLKVFNPMVRVSVEKGDLSSFGGDFFDRFDVVIVSCCTLMTKKSINEKCRKLSKRVAFYTVDCRNSCGEIFVDLQKHIYTKKKLDENNQPTTVECELQYPSFQESISVPWRTLPRRVSKLYFAMRVIERFEEAEGRNPGEISIEDLPAVLKLKKEICEAQSMNESHIPNALMERLVMGRREFPPVCAIIGGILGQEVIKAISGKGDPLQNFFFFDAMDGKGVIENISYPSLCN